The following DNA comes from Desulfurellaceae bacterium.
TCTGTGCGAGCGCCTCGAACACGAGGCTCTGACCCTGTATGCCGAAGATATCGAGGCCAACCGTCGTCTGGGCCGTTATGGGGCGGCGTTGATCCCGCCTCGGGCAAGCGTCCTCACCCACTGTAATGCCGGCGCCCTGGCCACGGCCGGCTACGGCACGGCCCTGGGAGTGATCCGCGCCGCCTGGGAGCAGGGCAAAGCCATCTCGGTCTTTGTGCCCGAGACGCGCCCGTTTCTGCAGGGTGCCCGGCTGACAGCCTGGGAACTGAGCAAGGAAGGCATTCCGGCAACCCTGATCACCGACAATATGGTCGGTCATTTCATGCAGAAGGGCGCGATTGACTGCGCAATTGTCGGAACCGACCGGACCGCAGCAAACGGAGACGTGGCAAACAAGATCGGGACGTACACCTCTGCGGTGCTGGCCGCCCGGCATGCGCTGCCCTTCTATGTTGCGGCGCCGACCGCCTCGGTCGACCTGGCCTGCCCCTCCGGCGCGCATATTCCGATTGAGGAGCGCGCGGCGCGCGAGGTCACCTACATCTTCCGCCAGCAGATCGCTCCGACCGATATTCCGGTTGCCAACCCGGCTTTTGATGTCACGCCCCATCCCCTGGTCAGCGCGATTATTA
Coding sequences within:
- the mtnA gene encoding S-methyl-5-thioribose-1-phosphate isomerase; this translates as MPTAFFAIKWQTAQAGKPAAVIMLDQRFLPTRELYRTYTHYQGVARAIRAMIIRGAPAIGVAAAMGLALGARQLKTSDRPATFDRLCRVFAATRPTAVNLFWAIERMRGVYAETHEAGRTRLCERLEHEALTLYAEDIEANRRLGRYGAALIPPRASVLTHCNAGALATAGYGTALGVIRAAWEQGKAISVFVPETRPFLQGARLTAWELSKEGIPATLITDNMVGHFMQKGAIDCAIVGTDRTAANGDVANKIGTYTSAVLAARHALPFYVAAPTASVDLACPSGAHIPIEERAAREVTYIFRQQIAPTDIPVANPAFDVTPHPLVSAIITERGVVRAPYAESLPRVVRAVQSDTAVS